CTACGAAGTGACCGACAATCAGTCCGGCAAGACCTACGTCACCAAAGACGGCTCGTTCAAACAGAACCGCGTCACCGGCACCGCCCGGTTCGTCGATCTCAAGACCGGCGCGAACGTCGTCCTGCAGGAATACGAATGGGTGAAAATCCCCAAGGAAGAAGCCCAGGGCAAAATCGCCGCGAGCCGCACGGCGGAGTGAGCGTCGAATCGGCTGGAAACCAAGTCCCGGTTTCAACAACCCCGCAAGACCCCGAAGCCGCAGCCTGCGGCTTCCTCAACGCCAACGTTGCGCCGACCGCCCCACCCCGCGGAACCCGGCACAACGAGTGGGCACCTGCGCTCTTTGACAAGTGAATACGGCCGGGCGGGCGTGATCGAGTGAGGCCAAATGCCACCAAAGCCACAGGCTGGCAACCCGCTGGCCGAACCGACGAAAGGCCGGGCTAGCCCGGCTAGCGAGCCATCGGCTCGCGGCTCACGGAGAACCTTGCAAACTCCGCTTAGAAAAAGAGCAGACCAATGAGTTTCACGCCTGCGAATGACAAGTACGACAGCAAGAGGACCGCAACGCACAGGCGTGTCACCCAGCGGAACCATCGATGCGGCGACTGGTAGAAAAACGCGATGACCGGCCACATCGCGGTCGGAATCGAAAATGCGCAGCAACCGGCCATCATCCCGGCGTATCGAAAGATGTCAGGCTGATTGGGCCCGCCATAGTGAATATCGGGCCGGGTGATTGCGTCGTCTATCACCCCCACTGCGATGGACGCGATTACGAACGTCGCTCCGATCGACAAGACTGTCAAAAGCACTTCGACCACAACTGAAGAGTTCTCCGCATCAACAGCTTCGTACTCGAGCTGATGCGTCACCCGTTTCACCGCCGTTTCCCTTTCTTGTTCCGCTTCTTCTTCTGCATCTTCGTCCCGCGCTTGGTGCTCACCAACGGCCCGCCGGGCATGTTCAGGCCGCCCAGGCCGCCGCCCATCAGGCCTTTCATGAGCTTCATGCGGCTGCCCACGCCCATGCCGCCGACGCTGCGGATCATGCCGCGGCTCATTTCGTACTGCTTGATCATCCCGCCGACGTCCTTGACCTGTACCCCCGCACCGGCGGCGATGCGGCGGCGGCGGGGTTGATCCAGTAGCTCGGGCTTCTTCCGCTCGGCCTTGGTCATCGAGTTGTAGATCGCCTGCATCCGGCTCATCTGGCCCTCGACCGCCCCGCCGTCCATCGCGCCGCTCTTGGCCATCTCGCTCATGCCGGGGATCATGCCCATGACCTTGTTCATCGGACCCAGCTTCTGAACCTGCTGCATCTGGCTCACGAAGTCCTCGAGCGAGAAGTCGCCCTTGGCCATCTTCGCTTCGAGGCGGGCGGCTTCCTCCTCGTCGAACTTATCCTGGGCTTCCTGGACAAGGCCGAGGATGTCACCCATGCCAAGGATGCGCTGGGCCATGCCCTCGGGGCGGAACTCGTCGAGGTTTTCGAGCTTCTCGCCGGTGCCGATGAACTTGACCGGCTTGCCGGTGACGTACTTGGCCGAGAGCAGTGCACCGCCGCGCGTGTCGGAGTCGAACTTGGTGAGGATCAGCCCGTCGAGTTCGAGTTTTTCGTTGAACGCCTTGGCGGATTCGACCGCGTCCTGGCCGGTCATGGCGTCGAGGACGAGGAAGATCTGGTGCGGGCCGACGGCCTTGTTGATGTCGGACAACTCCTCCATCAGCGGCTCGTCGATGGCGAGTCGGCCGGCGGTGTCGAGGATGAGAATGTCGCGGCCCTGGGCTTTGGCTTCCTTCACCGCGGCCTTGGCTACCGACACAGCCGCGCCCTTGGCGACCTCACCGTGGGCGGCGATCTTGCTGTCGTCGGTGTACACCGGCACGCCGACCTGTTGTCCGACGACGCGGAGCTGTTCGACCGCTGCGGGGCGTTGGAGGTCGACGGCGGCAAGCATGGGCTGGTGACCCTTTTTGTTCTTAAGGAACGCCGCGAGCTTGCCGCAGGTGGTGGTTTTACCCGCGCCCTGCAGGCCGGCCATCATGATGATCGTCGGGCCGGGGCTGACGGTGTAGACCTGGGTGTCGACCGGGCCCATCAGGCCGACCAACTCGTCGTAGACGATCTTGACCATCTGCTCGGCCGGCTTGATCGACTTGAGCACTTCCTGGCCGAGCGCTTTACGAAGTGCCGCGTCGGTGAACTCCTTGACCACGTCGTAGTTGACGTCGGCTTCGAGGAGGGCCTCGCGGATGTCGCCCATCGCGTCACGGACGT
The nucleotide sequence above comes from Planctomycetota bacterium. Encoded proteins:
- the ffh gene encoding signal recognition particle protein produces the protein MFDQLTDKLSGTLRNLSGRGKISDENVRDAMGDIREALLEADVNYDVVKEFTDAALRKALGQEVLKSIKPAEQMVKIVYDELVGLMGPVDTQVYTVSPGPTIIMMAGLQGAGKTTTCGKLAAFLKNKKGHQPMLAAVDLQRPAAVEQLRVVGQQVGVPVYTDDSKIAAHGEVAKGAAVSVAKAAVKEAKAQGRDILILDTAGRLAIDEPLMEELSDINKAVGPHQIFLVLDAMTGQDAVESAKAFNEKLELDGLILTKFDSDTRGGALLSAKYVTGKPVKFIGTGEKLENLDEFRPEGMAQRILGMGDILGLVQEAQDKFDEEEAARLEAKMAKGDFSLEDFVSQMQQVQKLGPMNKVMGMIPGMSEMAKSGAMDGGAVEGQMSRMQAIYNSMTKAERKKPELLDQPRRRRIAAGAGVQVKDVGGMIKQYEMSRGMIRSVGGMGVGSRMKLMKGLMGGGLGGLNMPGGPLVSTKRGTKMQKKKRNKKGKRR